In Hoplias malabaricus isolate fHopMal1 chromosome 6, fHopMal1.hap1, whole genome shotgun sequence, a single window of DNA contains:
- the LOC136699596 gene encoding UNC93-like protein MFSD11, whose protein sequence is MADFRTYNVVILGLGFLLLFTAFTTCGNIEQTVVKSLDNTTFTGSGYHSLGIIYGIFSFANLLAPTAVAVIGPRITMFISGILYSGYISVFVTPSTWSFYLTSVLIGFGAALLWTAQGQFLVENSDASTINRNTGLFWALLQCSMLFGNLYVYLDWKGKTEISDRDRRVMFIALLVTSVLGTLCFLILRKSYQQEEEVLSEDEGRSLLSSRQIYKQRVSSAVNDLKAEFRTILHLFSTKTILLLSICMAYTGLELSFYSGVYGTCIGATNQFGDKSKALIGISGIVVGFGEILGGGLFGLILKNNRFRRTSVVFLGLVVHFVAFYLIFLNIPADAPVVFRTSTQHTPYLTPSLSIALLCSFLLGLGDSCFNTQLYSILGRVYTEQSAPAFAIFKFVQSIFAAVAFFYSGYLLLNWQLLIMVILGFTGTLGFFVVERMQNISADLPEY, encoded by the exons ATGGCTGATTTCAGGACTTACAATGTGGTCATTCTGGGACTAGGGTTTTTACTCCTGTTTACCGCATTCACGACCTGTGGAAATATAGAA CAAACTGTGGTGAAAAGTCTGGATAATACCACTTTCACTGGAAGTGGGTATCATAG cctTGGAATAATTTATGGGATTTTTTCATTTGCTAATTTATTAGCCCCGACTGCTGTAGCAGTAATTGGACCACGGATTACTATGTTCATAAGTGGAATTCTTTACAG TGGTTATATATCTGTATTCGTTACTCCATCAACTTGGTCCTTTTACTTGACTTCAGTGCTAATTGGTTTTGGAGCAGCTC TGCTTTGGACAGCTCAAGGACAATTTCTGGTGGAGAACTCTGACGCCTCCACCATTAACAGGAACACTGGACTGTTTTGGGCTTTGTTGCAGTGCAG taTGTTGTTTGGCAATCTTTATGTTTATTTAGATTGGAAAGGAAAAACTGAAATTTCAG acagagacagaagagtCATGTTTATTGCTCTGTTGGTCACCTCTGTGTTAGGAACACTATGTTTCCTCATTCTGAGAAAGTCTTatcagcaggaggaggaggttcTTTCTGAAGATGAGGGACGCTCTTTGTTGTCATCTCGACAAAT ATATAAGCAGCGGGTTAGCTCTGCTGTAAATGATCTAAAGGCAGAATTCA GAACAATTCTGCATCTTTTCAGCACAAAAACTATATTACTTTTAAGCATTTGCATGGCATACACTG GTCTGGAGCTGTCATTTTACAGTGGCGTGTATGGAACTTGCATCGGAGCAACGAATCAGTTTGGAGACAAATCCAAAGCATTGATTGGGATTTCAGGCATTGTGGTTGGATTTGGGGAAATATTGG GTGGAGGCTTGTTTGGGCTTATTCTGAAGAACAACCGCTTTAGACGCACGTCTGTTGTCTTCCTTGGTTTGGTGGTGCATTTTGTGGCCTTCTACCTGATCTTCCTCAACATACCAGCTGATGCTCCAGTAGTGTTCAGAACcagcacacaacacacaccttaTTTAACACCCAG TTTGTCCATTGCCTTGCTCTGCAGCTTCCTGCTGGGACTCGGGGACAGCTGTTTTAACACTCAGCTCTACAGTATTCTGGGCCGTGTTTATACAGAACAAAGTGCTCCAGCCTTTGCTATATTTAAGTTTGTTCAG TCTATCTTTGCAGCTGTGGCTTTCTTCTACAGTGGTTACCTGCTGCTGAACTGGCAGTTACTGATTATGGTGATCCTGGGCTTCACAGGGACCCTTGGCTTCTTTGTTGTTGAGAGGATGCAGAACATCTCAGCTGATTTGCCGGAATATTAG
- the ubfd1 gene encoding ubiquitin domain-containing protein UBFD1 isoform X5, with protein sequence MAAQDGSEGLGMETEVSLKDPEVLCEDASKGDTAGVDQASLIDGENSSLQVPAISNGDDSDEGKEMVEVKIIWNKNKYDLKIPLDGTGAKLKEKIHTLTGLPPAMQKVMYKGLLPEDKTLREIKVTNGAKIMVVGSTINDVLAVNTPKEVIQQEVKAEENKKEPLCRQKQHRKVLDKGKPEDIMPSIKGTKERLPTVPLSGMYNKSGGKVRLTFKLEQDQLWIGTKERTEKIPMGSIKNVVTEPIEGHEDYHMMAFQLGPTEASQYWVYWVPAQYVDAIKDTVLGKWQYF encoded by the exons ATGGCGGCGCAGGATG GAAGTGAAGGACTGGGAATGGAAACAGAAGTTAGCTTGAAAGACCCAGAAGTATTATGTGAAGATGCTAGTAAAGGAGATACAGCAGGGGTTGACCAAGCATCTCTCATCGATGGTGAGAATTCCTCACTTCAAGTCCCAGCTATCAGCAACGGAGATGACAGTGATGAGGGGAAGGAGATGGTGGAAGTGAAAATTATCTGGAACAAGAATAAATATGATCTTAAAATCCCTTTAGATGGAACAGGGGCTAAACTGAAAGagaaaattcacacactcactg GTCTTCCACCTGCTATGCAGAAAGTAATGTACAAAGGACTGCTACCAGAGGACAAAACACTTCGTGAAATTAAAGTTACAAATGGTGCAAAAATAATGGTGGTTGGATCTACAATAAATGATGTATTGGCTGTAAACACACCAAAAGAAGTTATTCAACAAGAAGTTAAAGCTGAGGAAAACAAAAAGGAGCCTTTATGCAGGCAAAAG CAACACAGAAAAGTGTTGGACAAAGGAAAACCTGAAGACATAATGCCATCAATTAAAGGAACTAAG GAGCGCTTACCAACAGTGCCTTTATCCGGAATGTACAACAAATCTGGTGGAAAAGTGCGGCTCACTTTCAAACTGGAACAGGATCAGCTATGGATTGGAACAAAGG agagaacagaaaaaatCCCAATGGGTTCCATCAAAAATGTTGTGACTGAGCCAATAGAAGGTCATGAGGACTACCATATGATG GCATTTCAGCTGGGTCCAACAGAAGCCTCACAATATTGGGTTTATTGGGTGCCTGCACAGTATGTTGATGCAATCAAAGACACAGTCCTTGGAAAATGGCAGTATTTTTAA
- the ubfd1 gene encoding ubiquitin domain-containing protein UBFD1 isoform X1 encodes MAAQDGSEGLGMETEVSLKDPEVLCEDASKGDTAGVDQASLIDGENSSLQVPAISNGDDSDEGKEMVEVKIIWNKNKYDLKIPLDGTGAKLKEKIHTLTGLPPAMQKVMYKGLLPEDKTLREIKVTNGAKIMVVGSTINDVLAVNTPKEVIQQEVKAEENKKEPLCRQKQHRKVLDKGKPEDIMPSIKGTKERLPTVPLSGMYNKSGGKVRLTFKLEQDQLWIGTKERTEKIPMGSIKNVVTEPIEGHEDYHMMRSSVQSPRRPLPSQSGSPKRAQFASPSLSGHFSWVQQKPHNIGFIGCLHSMLMQSKTQSLENGSIFNVPPLLTLKNWDIEQTNKNKLEPA; translated from the exons ATGGCGGCGCAGGATG GAAGTGAAGGACTGGGAATGGAAACAGAAGTTAGCTTGAAAGACCCAGAAGTATTATGTGAAGATGCTAGTAAAGGAGATACAGCAGGGGTTGACCAAGCATCTCTCATCGATGGTGAGAATTCCTCACTTCAAGTCCCAGCTATCAGCAACGGAGATGACAGTGATGAGGGGAAGGAGATGGTGGAAGTGAAAATTATCTGGAACAAGAATAAATATGATCTTAAAATCCCTTTAGATGGAACAGGGGCTAAACTGAAAGagaaaattcacacactcactg GTCTTCCACCTGCTATGCAGAAAGTAATGTACAAAGGACTGCTACCAGAGGACAAAACACTTCGTGAAATTAAAGTTACAAATGGTGCAAAAATAATGGTGGTTGGATCTACAATAAATGATGTATTGGCTGTAAACACACCAAAAGAAGTTATTCAACAAGAAGTTAAAGCTGAGGAAAACAAAAAGGAGCCTTTATGCAGGCAAAAG CAACACAGAAAAGTGTTGGACAAAGGAAAACCTGAAGACATAATGCCATCAATTAAAGGAACTAAG GAGCGCTTACCAACAGTGCCTTTATCCGGAATGTACAACAAATCTGGTGGAAAAGTGCGGCTCACTTTCAAACTGGAACAGGATCAGCTATGGATTGGAACAAAGG agagaacagaaaaaatCCCAATGGGTTCCATCAAAAATGTTGTGACTGAGCCAATAGAAGGTCATGAGGACTACCATATGATG AGATCATCTGTCCAGTCCCCAAGGAGGCCTCTTCCATCACAATCTGGGAGTCCCAAGAGAGCACAATTTGCCTCACCGTCTCTGAGTGG GCATTTCAGCTGGGTCCAACAGAAGCCTCACAATATTGGGTTTATTGGGTGCCTGCACAGTATGTTGATGCAATCAAAGACACAGTCCTTGGAAAATGGCAGTATTTTTAATGTGCCTCCTCTATTGACACTGAAAAATTGGGATATAGAGCaaaccaacaaaaacaaactggaGCCTGCATAA
- the ubfd1 gene encoding ubiquitin domain-containing protein UBFD1 isoform X3, with translation MAAQDGSEGLGMETEVSLKDPEVLCEDASKGDTAGVDQASLIDGENSSLQVPAISNGDDSDEGKEMVEVKIIWNKNKYDLKIPLDGTGAKLKEKIHTLTGLPPAMQKVMYKGLLPEDKTLREIKVTNGAKIMVVGSTINDVLAVNTPKEVIQQEVKAEENKKEPLCRQKQHRKVLDKGKPEDIMPSIKGTKERLPTVPLSGMYNKSGGKVRLTFKLEQDQLWIGTKERTEKIPMGSIKNVVTEPIEGHEDYHMMSPRRPLPSQSGSPKRAQFASPSLSGHFSWVQQKPHNIGFIGCLHSMLMQSKTQSLENGSIFNVPPLLTLKNWDIEQTNKNKLEPA, from the exons ATGGCGGCGCAGGATG GAAGTGAAGGACTGGGAATGGAAACAGAAGTTAGCTTGAAAGACCCAGAAGTATTATGTGAAGATGCTAGTAAAGGAGATACAGCAGGGGTTGACCAAGCATCTCTCATCGATGGTGAGAATTCCTCACTTCAAGTCCCAGCTATCAGCAACGGAGATGACAGTGATGAGGGGAAGGAGATGGTGGAAGTGAAAATTATCTGGAACAAGAATAAATATGATCTTAAAATCCCTTTAGATGGAACAGGGGCTAAACTGAAAGagaaaattcacacactcactg GTCTTCCACCTGCTATGCAGAAAGTAATGTACAAAGGACTGCTACCAGAGGACAAAACACTTCGTGAAATTAAAGTTACAAATGGTGCAAAAATAATGGTGGTTGGATCTACAATAAATGATGTATTGGCTGTAAACACACCAAAAGAAGTTATTCAACAAGAAGTTAAAGCTGAGGAAAACAAAAAGGAGCCTTTATGCAGGCAAAAG CAACACAGAAAAGTGTTGGACAAAGGAAAACCTGAAGACATAATGCCATCAATTAAAGGAACTAAG GAGCGCTTACCAACAGTGCCTTTATCCGGAATGTACAACAAATCTGGTGGAAAAGTGCGGCTCACTTTCAAACTGGAACAGGATCAGCTATGGATTGGAACAAAGG agagaacagaaaaaatCCCAATGGGTTCCATCAAAAATGTTGTGACTGAGCCAATAGAAGGTCATGAGGACTACCATATGATG TCCCCAAGGAGGCCTCTTCCATCACAATCTGGGAGTCCCAAGAGAGCACAATTTGCCTCACCGTCTCTGAGTGG GCATTTCAGCTGGGTCCAACAGAAGCCTCACAATATTGGGTTTATTGGGTGCCTGCACAGTATGTTGATGCAATCAAAGACACAGTCCTTGGAAAATGGCAGTATTTTTAATGTGCCTCCTCTATTGACACTGAAAAATTGGGATATAGAGCaaaccaacaaaaacaaactggaGCCTGCATAA
- the ubfd1 gene encoding ubiquitin domain-containing protein UBFD1 isoform X6, protein MAAQDGSEGLGMETEVSLKDPEVLCEDASKGDTAGVDQASLIDGENSSLQVPAISNGDDSDEGKEMVEVKIIWNKNKYDLKIPLDGTGAKLKEKIHTLTGLPPAMQKVMYKGLLPEDKTLREIKVTNGAKIMVVGSTINDVLAVNTPKEVIQQEVKAEENKKEPLCRQKQHRKVLDKGKPEDIMPSIKGTKERLPTVPLSGMYNKSGGKVRLTFKLEQDQLWIGTKERTEKIPMGSIKNVVTEPIEGHEDYHMMLFFK, encoded by the exons ATGGCGGCGCAGGATG GAAGTGAAGGACTGGGAATGGAAACAGAAGTTAGCTTGAAAGACCCAGAAGTATTATGTGAAGATGCTAGTAAAGGAGATACAGCAGGGGTTGACCAAGCATCTCTCATCGATGGTGAGAATTCCTCACTTCAAGTCCCAGCTATCAGCAACGGAGATGACAGTGATGAGGGGAAGGAGATGGTGGAAGTGAAAATTATCTGGAACAAGAATAAATATGATCTTAAAATCCCTTTAGATGGAACAGGGGCTAAACTGAAAGagaaaattcacacactcactg GTCTTCCACCTGCTATGCAGAAAGTAATGTACAAAGGACTGCTACCAGAGGACAAAACACTTCGTGAAATTAAAGTTACAAATGGTGCAAAAATAATGGTGGTTGGATCTACAATAAATGATGTATTGGCTGTAAACACACCAAAAGAAGTTATTCAACAAGAAGTTAAAGCTGAGGAAAACAAAAAGGAGCCTTTATGCAGGCAAAAG CAACACAGAAAAGTGTTGGACAAAGGAAAACCTGAAGACATAATGCCATCAATTAAAGGAACTAAG GAGCGCTTACCAACAGTGCCTTTATCCGGAATGTACAACAAATCTGGTGGAAAAGTGCGGCTCACTTTCAAACTGGAACAGGATCAGCTATGGATTGGAACAAAGG agagaacagaaaaaatCCCAATGGGTTCCATCAAAAATGTTGTGACTGAGCCAATAGAAGGTCATGAGGACTACCATATGATG ttatttttcaagtaa
- the ubfd1 gene encoding ubiquitin domain-containing protein UBFD1 isoform X2 — MLTGSEGLGMETEVSLKDPEVLCEDASKGDTAGVDQASLIDGENSSLQVPAISNGDDSDEGKEMVEVKIIWNKNKYDLKIPLDGTGAKLKEKIHTLTGLPPAMQKVMYKGLLPEDKTLREIKVTNGAKIMVVGSTINDVLAVNTPKEVIQQEVKAEENKKEPLCRQKQHRKVLDKGKPEDIMPSIKGTKERLPTVPLSGMYNKSGGKVRLTFKLEQDQLWIGTKERTEKIPMGSIKNVVTEPIEGHEDYHMMRSSVQSPRRPLPSQSGSPKRAQFASPSLSGHFSWVQQKPHNIGFIGCLHSMLMQSKTQSLENGSIFNVPPLLTLKNWDIEQTNKNKLEPA; from the exons ATGTTAACAG GAAGTGAAGGACTGGGAATGGAAACAGAAGTTAGCTTGAAAGACCCAGAAGTATTATGTGAAGATGCTAGTAAAGGAGATACAGCAGGGGTTGACCAAGCATCTCTCATCGATGGTGAGAATTCCTCACTTCAAGTCCCAGCTATCAGCAACGGAGATGACAGTGATGAGGGGAAGGAGATGGTGGAAGTGAAAATTATCTGGAACAAGAATAAATATGATCTTAAAATCCCTTTAGATGGAACAGGGGCTAAACTGAAAGagaaaattcacacactcactg GTCTTCCACCTGCTATGCAGAAAGTAATGTACAAAGGACTGCTACCAGAGGACAAAACACTTCGTGAAATTAAAGTTACAAATGGTGCAAAAATAATGGTGGTTGGATCTACAATAAATGATGTATTGGCTGTAAACACACCAAAAGAAGTTATTCAACAAGAAGTTAAAGCTGAGGAAAACAAAAAGGAGCCTTTATGCAGGCAAAAG CAACACAGAAAAGTGTTGGACAAAGGAAAACCTGAAGACATAATGCCATCAATTAAAGGAACTAAG GAGCGCTTACCAACAGTGCCTTTATCCGGAATGTACAACAAATCTGGTGGAAAAGTGCGGCTCACTTTCAAACTGGAACAGGATCAGCTATGGATTGGAACAAAGG agagaacagaaaaaatCCCAATGGGTTCCATCAAAAATGTTGTGACTGAGCCAATAGAAGGTCATGAGGACTACCATATGATG AGATCATCTGTCCAGTCCCCAAGGAGGCCTCTTCCATCACAATCTGGGAGTCCCAAGAGAGCACAATTTGCCTCACCGTCTCTGAGTGG GCATTTCAGCTGGGTCCAACAGAAGCCTCACAATATTGGGTTTATTGGGTGCCTGCACAGTATGTTGATGCAATCAAAGACACAGTCCTTGGAAAATGGCAGTATTTTTAATGTGCCTCCTCTATTGACACTGAAAAATTGGGATATAGAGCaaaccaacaaaaacaaactggaGCCTGCATAA
- the ubfd1 gene encoding ubiquitin domain-containing protein UBFD1 isoform X4 → METEVSLKDPEVLCEDASKGDTAGVDQASLIDGENSSLQVPAISNGDDSDEGKEMVEVKIIWNKNKYDLKIPLDGTGAKLKEKIHTLTGLPPAMQKVMYKGLLPEDKTLREIKVTNGAKIMVVGSTINDVLAVNTPKEVIQQEVKAEENKKEPLCRQKQHRKVLDKGKPEDIMPSIKGTKERLPTVPLSGMYNKSGGKVRLTFKLEQDQLWIGTKERTEKIPMGSIKNVVTEPIEGHEDYHMMRSSVQSPRRPLPSQSGSPKRAQFASPSLSGHFSWVQQKPHNIGFIGCLHSMLMQSKTQSLENGSIFNVPPLLTLKNWDIEQTNKNKLEPA, encoded by the exons ATGGAAACAGAAGTTAGCTTGAAAGACCCAGAAGTATTATGTGAAGATGCTAGTAAAGGAGATACAGCAGGGGTTGACCAAGCATCTCTCATCGATGGTGAGAATTCCTCACTTCAAGTCCCAGCTATCAGCAACGGAGATGACAGTGATGAGGGGAAGGAGATGGTGGAAGTGAAAATTATCTGGAACAAGAATAAATATGATCTTAAAATCCCTTTAGATGGAACAGGGGCTAAACTGAAAGagaaaattcacacactcactg GTCTTCCACCTGCTATGCAGAAAGTAATGTACAAAGGACTGCTACCAGAGGACAAAACACTTCGTGAAATTAAAGTTACAAATGGTGCAAAAATAATGGTGGTTGGATCTACAATAAATGATGTATTGGCTGTAAACACACCAAAAGAAGTTATTCAACAAGAAGTTAAAGCTGAGGAAAACAAAAAGGAGCCTTTATGCAGGCAAAAG CAACACAGAAAAGTGTTGGACAAAGGAAAACCTGAAGACATAATGCCATCAATTAAAGGAACTAAG GAGCGCTTACCAACAGTGCCTTTATCCGGAATGTACAACAAATCTGGTGGAAAAGTGCGGCTCACTTTCAAACTGGAACAGGATCAGCTATGGATTGGAACAAAGG agagaacagaaaaaatCCCAATGGGTTCCATCAAAAATGTTGTGACTGAGCCAATAGAAGGTCATGAGGACTACCATATGATG AGATCATCTGTCCAGTCCCCAAGGAGGCCTCTTCCATCACAATCTGGGAGTCCCAAGAGAGCACAATTTGCCTCACCGTCTCTGAGTGG GCATTTCAGCTGGGTCCAACAGAAGCCTCACAATATTGGGTTTATTGGGTGCCTGCACAGTATGTTGATGCAATCAAAGACACAGTCCTTGGAAAATGGCAGTATTTTTAATGTGCCTCCTCTATTGACACTGAAAAATTGGGATATAGAGCaaaccaacaaaaacaaactggaGCCTGCATAA